TTTTGACGCAATCTTGTATATCACATTGCATAGATTGATCGGTCTGAATTGACCCAGCTCCTCCGGACAGTTGACCTTAGGAATCAGAACGATGAATGTATTGTTAATGCGTACCGGGTCATCTTCTCCACTTAAAAGCCTCAGCACGACTAAAGTCACCTCTTCACCACATAAATCCCAATGCCTCTGGAAAAAGTGCGTAGGGTAGCCATCCGGGCCCGGCGCTTTTGTGGGGAACATTTGAAAGAGGGCGTCTTTGACTTCGGACGCTTTGATATCTGCTAACAGATGGTTATTCATATTTGAGCTCACTTTGACAGGAACCGTGCTAAGGATTGCTTCCATATTCTCTATACCCTCAGAGGTGTACAAGGTTTTGTAGAAGCTGGTGGCCAGGCTTGCCATCTCCTGACCATCTTCAGTTATTTGCCTATCTGGCTTCTTTAGCCTTGTAATCATATTTTTGCTTCTCCTCCTAGTAGCACGTAAATGGAAAAATCGAGTATTCTTGTCACTGCTCGTAACCACTCGATTCTTGCTCTCTGTTTCCACGTAATCTCTTCTCTATGGCGCAATTCCAACAACTTCTCCACAATTTTCAGCTCTGCGTGTGAAGGACCTGACCGATTAGGCATGTTTCTCAACCGGTCCAACTCCCTCTCTAGCTTCTGTAACTCTCTGCGAACATGGCCGAAAGTGTGCTTCTCCCAGCCCACTAAAGATTCCGACAGGCTTTGTAATTTCTGCTGGAGGTCCAGCTGATTCGTGTGGGTTTACGTAAGGGCCCAAAGCAAAAGGTCCGAAACCAACAGGCTGCGCGttacggcccggcccggcccagtGTCGGTAACGAACAAAGGGAACGGGAAATTCGGGAGCGAGCCAGACACTTCCACCGAGACCGGGCAGCGGCCAGCCACCCGCGCCGTGTGTCCCCTGCGGGCGCGCGAGGCCTCGCCGAGGCTCCGAGCCGCCGACGGCCGGGCCccacgcgcgccgcggccgcgcgccaccACACACCTCTTCGCGCGGACGATAAAAAACCAGCCGCGTTTCAAACGAAGCAGCCAGCCTACCACCAACGCCGACGCGGCCACGTCCCCACCCAAAGAAAAAAGAGCCCCGGCCAGAGCCTGAGAGCCATGGCGGccacgagctccgccgccgcggcagcagcgctcgcatccctctccttccccgcctccgcctcctgctCCCGCGTATCCGCCAGCGGCCACCGCGGCCCGAGGTCCATCAGGGGCGCCACCATCAGATGCTCCAGCGCGTCGCCGAACCTGTCCCAGggcgctccggcgccggcgccgcccaagCCGCAGATCGAGCTCGAGTTCCTCGGGGTAAGCGTAAGCCCCTCCGTAATCAGCACTACGCAGCCAGATGTTTGTGCTGGGTGGCCTGTGGAGTCTGGTCCGGCGTTAATTTTCATTTTCGTGTTTGGTTCGGGCGTGTGATTACTGATTAGCCGAAGCCGGGTGCGGACGGCTCCTACCCGGTGGaccgggcggaggcggcgagcggcgagaaGCTCCTCCGCACCATCATGAACGAGAACAAGATCGAGCTCTACGCTGCATACGTGGGTCTCCCTTGCTTTTCCCTCAGCTTTATTTCTCGTCAGATTCTTgtcgccgccgcagcaccgATGGGTAACGACGTGACAGAGAGTGGTGTTGCTGTTTCGCAGGGTAAGGTGATgaactgcggcggcggtgggagctGCGGCACTTGCATCGTGGAGGTACTTGCTCGATCTCCTCCCTAATCGGCGGCATGTGCTGCTGTTCTTGTTTCCCTGTCTTGCCACGGGTGGAGTGGAGTGGTGATTATGACCTTTGACCTGAAGTGACTCTCGGAAATGTTTGCAAATAACTGAGAATGGACATTGTGAGCTGCAACTGGATTAACCCAAAGGTTTGGGTATTGTGAATTTACAGATCCTTGACGGAAAGGAGCTCCTGAATGAAAGGACGAACACGGAGAACCGGTACCTGAAGAAGGTAGGCAGTGTTCAGTTCGCTCAATTGCGCACCAGTGCGTCTACTGTTTTTTCTGGTTCTGGAGTATACAGCTAGCTGCGTTGGTATTTACATGCAAATGAATTTGTCAGTTTTCTTAGGAAATGGAAATTGTTTCTGGCCCCTCTGGGACAAATGAGTTGTGAGTTAACCGTGCTCTTTTCGTTTCTCTGTATTTGACAGAAACCGGAGTCATGGAGGCTAGCTTGTCAGACTATTGTAGGCAACAAGGAGAACTCCGGCAAGGCATGTTTCATCAACCTCCCCTTTTTGCAGTTAACTCTGAACATGTTGTAGACACTGGACCTATTCCTTTTCCATCATACAACATAACTACTATGCCAAATAAAACTGGGTCTGCCTTACTCaccttgtttttttcttttcaaaagtgCTATGCATAATGCACAATTTTTCTATGAACTACTTGATCATTTGCACTGCTATATGCCTTTAGGTTGTGGTCCAACGGCTGCCCCAGTGGAAGAAATGATTGTGCGGCATACTTGATCTGCACCACACTACTCGATGTACTGAGTCTGATAGCATGTGGTCATCGAGCTGTATCTGACTAAATGTCATGCACTGTGCAATCGAGAAGAGAAAGTATTGCCTCATCAATGTCGCTTGTAGTTGTAGTCAGTTCTCTTGAATGTACTCACAccattccaaaatgtaggttgttttgatttttgagttcttttaggttcattgcttttttgctatgcacctaaacATTGTTATATTTACTATATATGTACATGTAACAAACACTAAGAATcaagaaaagccaaaacgatcTACATTTTGAAACTGAAGGAGTAGTTTGCAAGTTTGGCTTCATCCCACATAAGTATATATATGTCATGAAGATATGACTTTTTAACCTGTACGTGCATGTCACTACTAAATGTAGTAGGTGGTATTCTGTTCATTTACGCCGGGGACCTTAAAACTGAAGGGGGTTTGAATCCCAGTTCTGTGACGGAATTgcaaaattaaaactctaattaagcgtaatggccgtcatttgaacacctcgggcgcattagcttaacggcttaatttggcgatcccttcccaacccacggcccgatcgaaacaacaccggtagtccaaCGCGAAGGTAGGCGCAGATAGTGCAAGCACGGCataatacttgaaaatataaacTCCAAGAAGACGAAACaacaagttttacaaaccgagttcaaatacatagataatttacaaaactttacaatagTTGTGACTGAAGTTCGAATATAAAAGATCCTACAACTACTTTAGCTTCCACCAGTTCTGATCCTacccgaccggtcggaccggttccaccatccggtcggaccggtcgacACTTCCTGCCgatgccaccggtcagaccggtccgcacAAAACAGAGAGGCTGATCACTCAGCCCTCGAGTGTACAACCCGACAACGCCCTAACCGGAAGGGTCTCTCtcctcgacctgccacccctctgcatcccggcggatgaacttgacacaacaggggcagaagtcgacgtccgggtgtcctgtaataataaatgtggcaacaaacctgtggcggaaccacccaaaactactgggcccgggtgcactgatcttcgttgctaagcaactctgacccaatctgGCACTCACCggcagttcctcgagtgaagcctcgataaaagccacgctattccaggatcagcagacaacactcacacgaatgtgagcccagagattacaacacaaaccatttcatacatctcagagtgattgcagcggaaagaaaacttattacaaaccatgttcagactagcgaagtactacggagttccaactcctcaaattattcaagtctcaaagttcagcggaagcattaaaagataactaacgaaataacgtgacgcatcggtaaagcccgtacgaatgcgtcactcagcgggagggtgattagcaccagctgaagggccatcccactcaacagaccaacccggaggcagagtacaaggccaagtaagactcgcaaacaggtcttcaaagttagtacctgaaaaacagtgccacaagcaaggctgagtatactaatactcagcaagactgacccgtctccggatataacatagtccgataactagacatgcaagctttttggttggtagggtttgtttgcaaaaaaatgccgctaagtgttgatccttaatttcaggttttacttagccagattctagtagaattaaccattctaaatttgcaactgactctactcaaacatggtagagcaaccatttaatcaaccaacagtattttcatcattggatttcacttgttactctatgtgaccgaaaacattaagcaatctcatgccgtgagaggcggacgattctgaatcgaatttcaacctggccaggggaacctagaccacacgcatggggatcgacttcgctcccgcccacgctacttttcccctttctttccagtccgtagatccggaacaccctccccgactacagagtccgaccactctgcacccgtacgtcgcgacataaaaataaaccctacttctaccaggagggtgcgagatcgttccactcgccggtccaatcaggtacttaagcttaccgattaccatatttctcggtatgtggctagtactttcaaacacttaacgaaatgagccacacaccgcgaccttagccatttttgactataccagcggggtatcacaactacacaaccccgcccgttgtccttacatttcaacaggaattaaagtcagtacaaatcctatttgctcgcgagaggcagggaaccactcgacttctaccgaacctatttagcatggcaactagtcgataaaaagatccggtatcaaacataggttcctatggatcatgcatctagggttttcgatcaacgcctagagaacttaattgcagaaaaccaactattaccatacattaataaatatatagcagaatggtaattcggaaaaaatagtgggattatgctccggggcttgccttcttgggcactgtcagacagaaaagcttctggggcttggcccaggtcttgagacaag
The nucleotide sequence above comes from Panicum virgatum strain AP13 chromosome 3K, P.virgatum_v5, whole genome shotgun sequence. Encoded proteins:
- the LOC120697896 gene encoding photosynthetic NDH subunit of subcomplex B 3, chloroplastic-like, with product MAATSSAAAAAALASLSFPASASCSRVSASGHRGPRSIRGATIRCSSASPNLSQGAPAPAPPKPQIELEFLGPKPGADGSYPVDRAEAASGEKLLRTIMNENKIELYAAYGKVMNCGGGGSCGTCIVEILDGKELLNERTNTENRYLKKKPESWRLACQTIVGNKENSGKVVVQRLPQWKK